In the Sus scrofa isolate TJ Tabasco breed Duroc chromosome 6, Sscrofa11.1, whole genome shotgun sequence genome, one interval contains:
- the HP1BP3 gene encoding heterochromatin protein 1-binding protein 3 isoform X3, producing the protein MPIRRAVNSTRETPPKSKLADGEEQKPEPDVSSEESVSTVEEQENETPPATSSEAEQPKGEPENEEKEENKPSEETKKDEKDQSKEKEKKVKKTIPSWATLSASQLARAQKQTPMASSPRPKMDAILTEAIKACFQKSGASVVAIRKYIIHKYPSLELERRGYLLKQALKRELNRGVIKQVKGKGASGSFIVVQKSRKTPQKSRNRKNRSSAVNPEPQVKLEDILPLAFTRLCEPKEASYSLIRKYVSQYYPKLRVDIRPQLLKNALQRAVERGQLEQITGKGASGTFQLKKSGEKPLLGGSLMEYAILSAIAAMNEPKTCSTTALKKYVLENHPGTNSNYQMHLLKKTLQRCEKNGWMEQISGKGFSGTFQLCFPYYPSPGVLFPKKEPDDSKDEDEEEDDSSEEDSEDEEPPPKRRLQKKTPAKASGKAASMKQRGSKPAPRVPAAQRGKARPLPKKAPPKAKTPAKKARPSPSVIKKPSVGSSKKPAASVRKEVKLPGKGKSTTKKSFKAKK; encoded by the exons ATGCCGATTCGTAGAGCTGTGAATTCTACCCGGGAGACTCCTCCCAAGAGCAAGCTTGCTGACGgggaggaacaaaaaccag AACCAGATGTAAGTTCAGAGGAATCTGTCTCCACTGTAGAAGAACAAGAGAATGAAACTCCACCTGCTACATCTAGTGAGGCAGAGCAGCCAAAGGGGGAACCTGAgaatgaagagaaggaagaaaacaagccttctgaggaaaccaaaaagga tgagAAAGATCAGtctaaagaaaaggagaagaaagtgaaaaaaacaatacCTTCCTGGGCTACCCTTTCTGCCAGCCAGCTAGCCAGGGCCCAGAAACAAACACCGATGGCTTCCTCCCCACGTCCCAAGATGGATGCAATCCTAACTGAGGCCATTAAG GCATGCTTCCAGAAGAGTGGTGCGTCTGTGGTTGCTATTCGAAAATACATCATCCATAAGTACCCTTCTCTGGAGCTAGAGAGAAGGGGCTACCTCCTTAAACAAGCGctgaaaagagaattaaataGAGGTGTTATTAAACAG GTAAAAGGAAAAGGTGCTTCTGGGAGTTTTATTGTGGtccaaaaatcaagaaaaacaccTCAGAAATCCAGAAACAGAAAG AACAGGAGCTCTGCAGTGAATCCAGAACCACAAGTAAAATTGGAAGATATCCTCCCACTGGCCTTTACCCGCCTTTGTGAACCTAAAGAAGCTTCCTACAGTCTCATCAGGAAATATGTGTCTCAGTATTACCCTAAACTTAGAGTGGACATCAG GCCTCAGCTGTTGAAGAATGCTCTCCAGAGAGCAGTAGAGAGAGGCCAGTTAGAACAAATAACTGGCAAAGGTGCTTCTGGGACATTCCAG CTGAAGAAATCAGGGGAGAAACCCCTGCTTGGTGGAAGCCTGATGGAATATGCAATCTTGTCTGCCATCGCTGCCATGAATGAGCCGAAGACCTGCTCCACCACTGCTCTGAAGAAGTATGTCCTGGAGAACCACCCAGGGACCAATTCTAACTATCAAA TGCATTTGCTGAAAAAGACCCTGCAGAGATGTGAAAAGAACGGGTGGATGGAACAAATCTCTGGTAAAGGATTCAGTGGCACCTTTCAGCTCTGTTTTCCCTATTATCCCAG tccAGGAGTTCTGTTCCCAAAGAAAGAGCCAGATGATTCTAAAGACGAGGATGAAGAGGAAGATGACTCCTCAGAGGAAGACTCTGAGGATGAAGAGCCACCACCTAAGAGGAG GCTGCAGAAGAAAACCCCGGCCAAGGCATCAGGGAAGGCTGCGTCTATGAAGCAGAGAGGGTCCAAGCCTGCCCCTAGAGTCCCAGCTGCCCAGCGAGGGAAAGCTAGGCCCCTGCCCAAGAAAGCCCCTCCTAAGGCCAAAACTCCTGCCAAGAAAGCCAGACCCTCACCCTCAGTCATCAAGAAGCCTAGTGTTGGCTCTTCGAAGAAGCCCGCGGCCAGTGTGAGAAAGGAGGTGAAGTTGCCTGGCAAGGGCAAGTCCACCACGAAGAAATCCTtcaaagcaaaaaagtaa
- the HP1BP3 gene encoding heterochromatin protein 1-binding protein 3 isoform X1: MATDTSQGDLVHPKALPLIVGAQLIHADKLGEKVEDNTMPIRRAVNSTRETPPKSKLADGEEQKPEPDVSSEESVSTVEEQENETPPATSSEAEQPKGEPENEEKEENKPSEETKKDEKDQSKEKEKKVKKTIPSWATLSASQLARAQKQTPMASSPRPKMDAILTEAIKACFQKSGASVVAIRKYIIHKYPSLELERRGYLLKQALKRELNRGVIKQVKGKGASGSFIVVQKSRKTPQKSRNRKNRSSAVNPEPQVKLEDILPLAFTRLCEPKEASYSLIRKYVSQYYPKLRVDIRPQLLKNALQRAVERGQLEQITGKGASGTFQLKKSGEKPLLGGSLMEYAILSAIAAMNEPKTCSTTALKKYVLENHPGTNSNYQMHLLKKTLQRCEKNGWMEQISGKGFSGTFQLCFPYYPSPGVLFPKKEPDDSKDEDEEEDDSSEEDSEDEEPPPKRRLQKKTPAKASGKAASMKQRGSKPAPRVPAAQRGKARPLPKKAPPKAKTPAKKARPSPSVIKKPSVGSSKKPAASVRKEVKLPGKGKSTTKKSFKAKK, translated from the exons atggcgACTGATACGTCTCAAGGTGACCTCGTCCATCCTAAGGCACTCCCACTTATAGTAGGAGCTCAGCTGATCCACGCGGACAAGTTAGGTGAG aaGGTAGAAGATAACACCATGCCGATTCGTAGAGCTGTGAATTCTACCCGGGAGACTCCTCCCAAGAGCAAGCTTGCTGACGgggaggaacaaaaaccag AACCAGATGTAAGTTCAGAGGAATCTGTCTCCACTGTAGAAGAACAAGAGAATGAAACTCCACCTGCTACATCTAGTGAGGCAGAGCAGCCAAAGGGGGAACCTGAgaatgaagagaaggaagaaaacaagccttctgaggaaaccaaaaagga tgagAAAGATCAGtctaaagaaaaggagaagaaagtgaaaaaaacaatacCTTCCTGGGCTACCCTTTCTGCCAGCCAGCTAGCCAGGGCCCAGAAACAAACACCGATGGCTTCCTCCCCACGTCCCAAGATGGATGCAATCCTAACTGAGGCCATTAAG GCATGCTTCCAGAAGAGTGGTGCGTCTGTGGTTGCTATTCGAAAATACATCATCCATAAGTACCCTTCTCTGGAGCTAGAGAGAAGGGGCTACCTCCTTAAACAAGCGctgaaaagagaattaaataGAGGTGTTATTAAACAG GTAAAAGGAAAAGGTGCTTCTGGGAGTTTTATTGTGGtccaaaaatcaagaaaaacaccTCAGAAATCCAGAAACAGAAAG AACAGGAGCTCTGCAGTGAATCCAGAACCACAAGTAAAATTGGAAGATATCCTCCCACTGGCCTTTACCCGCCTTTGTGAACCTAAAGAAGCTTCCTACAGTCTCATCAGGAAATATGTGTCTCAGTATTACCCTAAACTTAGAGTGGACATCAG GCCTCAGCTGTTGAAGAATGCTCTCCAGAGAGCAGTAGAGAGAGGCCAGTTAGAACAAATAACTGGCAAAGGTGCTTCTGGGACATTCCAG CTGAAGAAATCAGGGGAGAAACCCCTGCTTGGTGGAAGCCTGATGGAATATGCAATCTTGTCTGCCATCGCTGCCATGAATGAGCCGAAGACCTGCTCCACCACTGCTCTGAAGAAGTATGTCCTGGAGAACCACCCAGGGACCAATTCTAACTATCAAA TGCATTTGCTGAAAAAGACCCTGCAGAGATGTGAAAAGAACGGGTGGATGGAACAAATCTCTGGTAAAGGATTCAGTGGCACCTTTCAGCTCTGTTTTCCCTATTATCCCAG tccAGGAGTTCTGTTCCCAAAGAAAGAGCCAGATGATTCTAAAGACGAGGATGAAGAGGAAGATGACTCCTCAGAGGAAGACTCTGAGGATGAAGAGCCACCACCTAAGAGGAG GCTGCAGAAGAAAACCCCGGCCAAGGCATCAGGGAAGGCTGCGTCTATGAAGCAGAGAGGGTCCAAGCCTGCCCCTAGAGTCCCAGCTGCCCAGCGAGGGAAAGCTAGGCCCCTGCCCAAGAAAGCCCCTCCTAAGGCCAAAACTCCTGCCAAGAAAGCCAGACCCTCACCCTCAGTCATCAAGAAGCCTAGTGTTGGCTCTTCGAAGAAGCCCGCGGCCAGTGTGAGAAAGGAGGTGAAGTTGCCTGGCAAGGGCAAGTCCACCACGAAGAAATCCTtcaaagcaaaaaagtaa
- the HP1BP3 gene encoding heterochromatin protein 1-binding protein 3 isoform X2: MATDTSQGDLVHPKALPLIVGAQLIHADKLGEVEDNTMPIRRAVNSTRETPPKSKLADGEEQKPEPDVSSEESVSTVEEQENETPPATSSEAEQPKGEPENEEKEENKPSEETKKDEKDQSKEKEKKVKKTIPSWATLSASQLARAQKQTPMASSPRPKMDAILTEAIKACFQKSGASVVAIRKYIIHKYPSLELERRGYLLKQALKRELNRGVIKQVKGKGASGSFIVVQKSRKTPQKSRNRKNRSSAVNPEPQVKLEDILPLAFTRLCEPKEASYSLIRKYVSQYYPKLRVDIRPQLLKNALQRAVERGQLEQITGKGASGTFQLKKSGEKPLLGGSLMEYAILSAIAAMNEPKTCSTTALKKYVLENHPGTNSNYQMHLLKKTLQRCEKNGWMEQISGKGFSGTFQLCFPYYPSPGVLFPKKEPDDSKDEDEEEDDSSEEDSEDEEPPPKRRLQKKTPAKASGKAASMKQRGSKPAPRVPAAQRGKARPLPKKAPPKAKTPAKKARPSPSVIKKPSVGSSKKPAASVRKEVKLPGKGKSTTKKSFKAKK, from the exons atggcgACTGATACGTCTCAAGGTGACCTCGTCCATCCTAAGGCACTCCCACTTATAGTAGGAGCTCAGCTGATCCACGCGGACAAGTTAGGTGAG GTAGAAGATAACACCATGCCGATTCGTAGAGCTGTGAATTCTACCCGGGAGACTCCTCCCAAGAGCAAGCTTGCTGACGgggaggaacaaaaaccag AACCAGATGTAAGTTCAGAGGAATCTGTCTCCACTGTAGAAGAACAAGAGAATGAAACTCCACCTGCTACATCTAGTGAGGCAGAGCAGCCAAAGGGGGAACCTGAgaatgaagagaaggaagaaaacaagccttctgaggaaaccaaaaagga tgagAAAGATCAGtctaaagaaaaggagaagaaagtgaaaaaaacaatacCTTCCTGGGCTACCCTTTCTGCCAGCCAGCTAGCCAGGGCCCAGAAACAAACACCGATGGCTTCCTCCCCACGTCCCAAGATGGATGCAATCCTAACTGAGGCCATTAAG GCATGCTTCCAGAAGAGTGGTGCGTCTGTGGTTGCTATTCGAAAATACATCATCCATAAGTACCCTTCTCTGGAGCTAGAGAGAAGGGGCTACCTCCTTAAACAAGCGctgaaaagagaattaaataGAGGTGTTATTAAACAG GTAAAAGGAAAAGGTGCTTCTGGGAGTTTTATTGTGGtccaaaaatcaagaaaaacaccTCAGAAATCCAGAAACAGAAAG AACAGGAGCTCTGCAGTGAATCCAGAACCACAAGTAAAATTGGAAGATATCCTCCCACTGGCCTTTACCCGCCTTTGTGAACCTAAAGAAGCTTCCTACAGTCTCATCAGGAAATATGTGTCTCAGTATTACCCTAAACTTAGAGTGGACATCAG GCCTCAGCTGTTGAAGAATGCTCTCCAGAGAGCAGTAGAGAGAGGCCAGTTAGAACAAATAACTGGCAAAGGTGCTTCTGGGACATTCCAG CTGAAGAAATCAGGGGAGAAACCCCTGCTTGGTGGAAGCCTGATGGAATATGCAATCTTGTCTGCCATCGCTGCCATGAATGAGCCGAAGACCTGCTCCACCACTGCTCTGAAGAAGTATGTCCTGGAGAACCACCCAGGGACCAATTCTAACTATCAAA TGCATTTGCTGAAAAAGACCCTGCAGAGATGTGAAAAGAACGGGTGGATGGAACAAATCTCTGGTAAAGGATTCAGTGGCACCTTTCAGCTCTGTTTTCCCTATTATCCCAG tccAGGAGTTCTGTTCCCAAAGAAAGAGCCAGATGATTCTAAAGACGAGGATGAAGAGGAAGATGACTCCTCAGAGGAAGACTCTGAGGATGAAGAGCCACCACCTAAGAGGAG GCTGCAGAAGAAAACCCCGGCCAAGGCATCAGGGAAGGCTGCGTCTATGAAGCAGAGAGGGTCCAAGCCTGCCCCTAGAGTCCCAGCTGCCCAGCGAGGGAAAGCTAGGCCCCTGCCCAAGAAAGCCCCTCCTAAGGCCAAAACTCCTGCCAAGAAAGCCAGACCCTCACCCTCAGTCATCAAGAAGCCTAGTGTTGGCTCTTCGAAGAAGCCCGCGGCCAGTGTGAGAAAGGAGGTGAAGTTGCCTGGCAAGGGCAAGTCCACCACGAAGAAATCCTtcaaagcaaaaaagtaa